The sequence below is a genomic window from Streptomyces sp. B21-105.
CCATGACGGACGCTGTGGAGGCCACGGGTCGCGGAGACCTCTGTGACCTGATCACGGGACGGCCGTGCCCGGCCCCCCGTCGGTGCGGGAACGCTATCCCAATGTTCGTCCTGGTGGACCGGCCTGTGGATAACCCCGGCGACCCCTTGCGGCCGCGGTACCGGAACAGGAGGAAGACCGGATTTCAGGCCACCCGGGCAAGGTCGGTATGGCGCACCTCATGGGCGAGCGGCAACCCTTCGGCCAGGCGTTCCAGCTCCTCGACGACGATGCGGCCGAGTCGTTCCAGCTCGTTGCCGAGCGATCCGGCGATATGCGGCGTGAGAAACACGTTCGGCAATCGGTACAGCGGAGAGTCCGCGGGCAGCGGCTCGGGATCGGTCACGTCCAGGACCGCGTCAAGGCGGCCCGCGACCAGTTCGTCGGTGAGGGCGGCATGGTCGATGAGGGCGCCCCGCGAAGTGTTGATCAGCACGGCGCCGTCGCGGATCAGGGCGAGCCGGTCGCGATCGAGCAGGTGACGGGTCTCCGGAATGTCGGGCGCGTGCAGACTGACGATGTCGCTGTGCCGCAGTAGGTCCTGCAGGGAGAGCAGCTGCGCGCCGAGCTCGGCGGCCTCGGCCGCGTCCAGGTAGGGATCGTGGAGGAGAACCTCGAAGTCGTACGGGTGCAGCAGTTCCAGCAGACGACGTCCCACACGGGAGGCGCCGATGATGCCGATGCGACGGCCGAGGTTGCCGGTGGCAGCGGTTTGCGCGTGTGTCGGGTGGGCGTGAGTACGACGGAAGCGCTCACGGTGGGCGAAGGCGTCCTTCCCGGCGAGCAGGATCATCGCGAGGGTGTATTCGGCGACCGGGAGGGCGTTCGCCGTGACCGCGCTGGACACCGTCACCCGTCGGTCCCACAACACTTCGCCGACGAGCGAACGGACCGAGCCCGCGGCATGCAGGACGCTACGCAGCCGGGGTGCGGCGGCGAGGACGCCCGCATCGAGTCGGGGGCACCCCCAGCCGGTGATCAGGACTTCCGCTTCGGCCAGCACCGTTGCGGCGGCGGGATCGGTGAAGTCCCGCACGACGA
It includes:
- a CDS encoding hydroxyacid dehydrogenase — encoded protein: MPSAQLPRAVFAMDPVHLPLLFPAPLLARLQRTAAIEPSLVVRDFTDPAAATVLAEAEVLITGWGCPRLDAGVLAAAPRLRSVLHAAGSVRSLVGEVLWDRRVTVSSAVTANALPVAEYTLAMILLAGKDAFAHRERFRRTHAHPTHAQTAATGNLGRRIGIIGASRVGRRLLELLHPYDFEVLLHDPYLDAAEAAELGAQLLSLQDLLRHSDIVSLHAPDIPETRHLLDRDRLALIRDGAVLINTSRGALIDHAALTDELVAGRLDAVLDVTDPEPLPADSPLYRLPNVFLTPHIAGSLGNELERLGRIVVEELERLAEGLPLAHEVRHTDLARVA